The following proteins come from a genomic window of Winogradskyella sp. PC-19:
- a CDS encoding shikimate kinase has translation MIIVLMGYMGSGKSTIGKELAAILSYNFIDLDDYIVDREKMSISEIFDKKGEIYFRKNEAAYLEEILEGEDKTVLSLGGGTPCYGNNLNLILNSIEVKSFYLKASIPELVKRLKPEKSNRPVINHLKTDEEFFEFFGKHLFERSPFYSKSNVTITTDNKTSNTIVEEIVLNLI, from the coding sequence ATGATTATAGTTTTAATGGGGTATATGGGTTCTGGGAAATCTACAATTGGCAAGGAATTAGCTGCGATTTTAAGTTATAATTTTATTGATTTAGATGATTATATCGTAGATAGAGAGAAGATGTCAATTTCTGAAATATTTGACAAAAAGGGAGAAATTTATTTCAGAAAGAATGAGGCTGCATATTTAGAGGAGATTTTAGAAGGAGAAGACAAAACGGTTTTATCTCTAGGCGGAGGTACGCCGTGTTACGGAAATAATCTAAATCTAATACTAAATAGTATAGAGGTTAAATCTTTTTACTTAAAAGCGTCTATTCCTGAGCTAGTAAAACGTTTGAAACCCGAAAAAAGTAACCGTCCAGTAATTAATCATCTAAAAACTGATGAAGAATTTTTTGAGTTTTTTGGAAAGCACCTTTTTGAGCGTTCTCCATTTTATTCAAAATCGAATGTTACTATTACTACTGATAATAAAACTTCGAATACCATTGTAGAAGAAATTGTATTAAATTTAATCTAA